GCCGCGAGCCGCGCCGAGGTGTTCGCGGACCTGGTGCAGGACTCCGTGGAGCGCCTGGAGCGACGGTGGCCGCAACTGGCCGACATCGATTTCCTCGTGCTGGACGTGCCTCGGCCGGCCGGGCCCGGACAGTCCTGGAGCGACGAACCGGTGCCCCTCGGGGACGCCTTCCCCGCGGAGACCGGGAAGACGGCGCGGGTGGTGGTCTACCGGCGTCCGGTGGAGATCCGCAGCAAGGGCCGCGACGAACGGGCCGCCCTGGTGCACGAGATCGTGGTCGAGCAGGTGGCCGAACTGCTGGGCCTGACACCGGAGACGGTCGACCCGCGCTACGGCGAGGACTGACCGAACGGCACCGACCACACGGCACCGGCCGCACGGCATCGGCCGCGCCGCAGCGGATGTCAGCCGTGCGTGCGCGGCCGGTCGCGGAGCGCTGTCAGCGCTGCGGCGCCGCCGGCCGTGGAGCATCGCCAGTCGCGGGGCATCGCCAGTCGTGCGGTGCCGTCATTTCTGGAGCACCGACACGTCCTCGTCGGCCTGCGGCACCGACACCGTGCCTCGGTCGTCCGGCAGGGTCTGGACGGTGAAGCCGGGGACGCCCTCCTCCGTCGCCATGAGGGTGCGGGCCCCGTACACCGGGCCGCCGGACAGCCGCTCCACCGTCAGCGCGTAGCTCCCCTTCAGACCGGACGGCCGGGGCGGGTCGATGTCCTGGGTGGTGCCCGCCTTGATCGTGTACGTCTTCGACTGGGCCGTACCGCCCTCGCTGCCCGCCGACGCGGTGACTCTGACCTGGGCGGTCGCGGTGGGCGCGGTCAGCGACAGCGTCGAGCCCTTCGCGCTGTTGTCGGCCGAGGTGGCCCGGGCCCCGATCGGTCCGGACGCCGGGATGAACGCCGTCTCCTGCTTGCCGCCCTTGCCCCGGGTCACGCGTAGCGCGGCGACGACCGGCACGGCCGCCTGCCCCTGGCTGAGCACCAGCGAGCCCGCCTCGCCGCGGGTGAGGTCGCCCAGG
The sequence above is drawn from the Streptomyces sp. SAT1 genome and encodes:
- a CDS encoding metallopeptidase family protein, whose protein sequence is MDNRVPPRAAGPGPRRRDRHGRGMRGPIAPPQVPLAASRAEVFADLVQDSVERLERRWPQLADIDFLVLDVPRPAGPGQSWSDEPVPLGDAFPAETGKTARVVVYRRPVEIRSKGRDERAALVHEIVVEQVAELLGLTPETVDPRYGED